The window AACGCCGAGCCAGGCCGTGTCTTTCGGATCCCGGGTGGCCTACTCGGCGGCTGCCCAGCAGCCCAAATTGTTCCGGTTCCCCTCCGCCGCCCGGCGCGGCGCGTCCGGCGATCCCAGCAGACCGTACGGCAGATACCCGGACCGGACACCGAGTTCCCACCCATGGACCTGGACGGCGAGGCAGGCCAGGGCCAGGGTGCCGAGGGGGAGGAGGGACCGGGGTGCGGGATCACCGGCATCGGCCTCGACGCCCTCCCGGTACGCGACCAGCCGGGCGACGAGGGCGTCCTCGAAGGCGTGCTGGTCGTCGTCGAGGAGTACGCGGAGCAGCCGCTGGTCCGCGCTCAGCCCGTCGCCGACCTCGTCGAGCCGCCGGGCGGCCTCCGTGCGCTCCCCGGCGTCCGGCTTGCGCAGCGGAACCGTAGGCCAGTCGCGGGGCAGATGCCCGGCCGCCTCGGTGAGATAGAGGCACAGGGCGTCCATGGCGGCGAGGTCGGCGGGGTCGGAGACGGAGGTGTACCGGTTGTAGGGCACGCCGTCACGGATGGCGGGCGCGTAGTCCTCGCGCAGCAGCAGCCCGGTGACCCGCTCCCAGTCCCACACATGCCCGCTGACGACA of the Streptomyces koelreuteriae genome contains:
- a CDS encoding immunity 49 family protein, yielding MRNVTCHQVGEQRLAEALDDIDGRAFTRWHSLRYGSISPSLIRAMADELLDHVAARTVTEPGLDAAAGTVAVTAAECVHGVLSIMCFPEGDQELRFPLVGERISTDPDDDEFGDGPITFRDVVKEAPTARTWLDMFEMCVVSGHVWDWERVTGLLLREDYAPAIRDGVPYNRYTSVSDPADLAAMDALCLYLTEAAGHLPRDWPTVPLRKPDAGERTEAARRLDEVGDGLSADQRLLRVLLDDDQHAFEDALVARLVAYREGVEADAGDPAPRSLLPLGTLALACLAVQVHGWELGVRSGYLPYGLLGSPDAPRRAAEGNRNNLGCWAAAE